Proteins from a single region of Streptomyces glaucescens:
- a CDS encoding GNAT family N-acetyltransferase, with protein MTQIRERSRPSPPARPELHGDGLSLGPWDPESDAHAEAWLRGHTDPEFLRWNTPLVPVTDRDSARASLRSKARQAAEGSAVSFRVADADTGTILGHIGVHLIDRSMRCARVGYWVLPEARGRHVAGRALALAAHWAFTDLDLHRLELGHARGHEASCRIAERCGFRAEGTLRGAMWEAGARDAFRDVHLHARLATDEADTAP; from the coding sequence ATGACGCAGATACGCGAGCGCTCCCGGCCGTCCCCGCCCGCCCGGCCCGAACTGCACGGCGACGGCCTGTCCCTCGGCCCCTGGGACCCGGAGTCCGACGCGCACGCCGAGGCGTGGCTGCGCGGGCACACCGACCCGGAGTTCCTGCGCTGGAACACCCCGCTCGTCCCCGTCACCGACCGGGACAGCGCCCGTGCGTCGCTGCGCTCCAAGGCGCGGCAGGCGGCCGAGGGCAGCGCCGTGTCGTTCCGGGTCGCGGACGCGGACACCGGCACGATCCTCGGCCACATCGGCGTCCACCTGATCGACCGGTCGATGCGCTGCGCCCGCGTCGGCTACTGGGTCCTCCCCGAGGCCCGCGGCCGGCACGTCGCCGGCCGCGCCCTCGCCCTCGCCGCCCACTGGGCCTTCACGGACCTGGACCTGCACCGCCTGGAACTCGGCCACGCCCGCGGCCACGAGGCGTCCTGCCGCATCGCCGAACGCTGCGGCTTCCGCGCCGAGGGCACCCTGCGCGGCGCGATGTGGGAGGCGGGCGCCCGGGACGCCTTCCGCGACGTCCACCTGCACGCCCGGCTGGCGACGGACGAGGCGGACACCGCGCCGTGA
- a CDS encoding LysE family translocator yields MDSGTLLSFLALDLLLVCVPGADWAYAISAGLRDRSPVPAVAGLVTGYALHTVLAAAGLAVLVAGSPAVLTALTVAGAAYLVWLGWGVLRRPGVPGAGDGPRAVAAGRRRTFLRGATISGLNPKGLLLYLSVLPQFLTLDGARLPVPVQTTVLGLLHMACCAAVYLTVGLLARAVLGARPAAARAVTRTSGAAMLGIGAFLLVQRLATF; encoded by the coding sequence ATGGACTCGGGAACGCTGCTCTCCTTCCTCGCCCTGGACCTGCTGCTGGTCTGCGTACCGGGTGCGGACTGGGCGTATGCCATCTCCGCCGGACTGCGCGACCGCTCGCCCGTCCCCGCGGTGGCGGGCCTCGTCACCGGCTACGCCCTGCACACCGTCCTCGCCGCGGCCGGGCTCGCGGTGCTGGTCGCCGGATCGCCGGCGGTGCTCACCGCGCTGACCGTGGCGGGGGCGGCGTACCTGGTGTGGCTGGGCTGGGGCGTGCTGCGGCGGCCGGGCGTACCGGGCGCCGGGGACGGTCCGCGGGCGGTCGCGGCCGGCCGCCGCCGCACCTTCCTGCGCGGTGCGACGATCAGCGGCCTCAACCCCAAGGGCCTGCTCCTCTACCTGTCGGTGCTGCCCCAGTTCCTCACCCTGGACGGCGCCCGTCTGCCCGTGCCGGTGCAGACCACCGTGCTCGGCCTGCTCCACATGGCGTGCTGCGCCGCCGTCTACCTCACGGTCGGCCTGCTGGCCCGCGCGGTCCTCGGCGCCCGCCCGGCCGCCGCCCGCGCGGTCACCCGCACCTCGGGCGCGGCGATGCTCGGGATCGGCGCGTTCCTGCTGGTCCAGCGCCTGGCCACGTTCTGA
- a CDS encoding ATP-binding protein: MQLEIRPDPAEVGRARRWARARLAGSAIAADEPLAETLVLIVSELVTNAVVHTGCPAVLRLCLPRTPAPGRATVRLEVADGSTRAPVPRWAECEETGGRGLALVDGLADRWGWCPEGAGKRIWCELDRRDVPDGTARACPDAGAVAYEGLAFEAV, translated from the coding sequence GTGCAACTGGAGATCCGGCCCGACCCCGCTGAAGTGGGGCGGGCCCGGAGGTGGGCACGCGCGCGGCTCGCCGGGTCCGCGATAGCGGCCGACGAACCGCTCGCCGAGACGCTGGTCCTGATCGTCTCCGAACTGGTCACCAACGCCGTGGTGCACACCGGTTGCCCGGCCGTGCTGCGGCTGTGCCTGCCCCGGACCCCGGCCCCCGGCAGGGCGACGGTCCGCCTGGAGGTCGCCGACGGCAGTACCCGCGCGCCGGTGCCGCGCTGGGCCGAGTGCGAGGAGACCGGCGGGCGCGGCCTCGCGCTCGTCGACGGGCTCGCCGACCGCTGGGGATGGTGCCCGGAGGGCGCCGGCAAGCGCATCTGGTGCGAACTCGACCGCCGCGACGTGCCGGACGGAACGGCCCGGGCCTGTCCGGACGCCGGTGCGGTGGCGTACGAGGGGCTGGCCTTCGAAGCGGTGTGA
- a CDS encoding MFS transporter, protein MSETTDATAARNTAGPTARNTAGHRGGAPRPARARRIHRAWFVAAVTFVTIIGAAAFRSLPGLLIDPLHQDFGWSRGTIGAAVSVNLALYGLTAPFAAALMDRFGIRRVVAAALIVIALGSGLTVWMTAAWQLMLCWGLLVGLGSGSMALAFAATVTNRWFTERRGLVTGILTAASASGQLIFLPLLSWIVETHDWRPAAVTVALAALAVVPFVWLLLRDHPADVGLKPYGAREFVPKPPPVPGAARRALTVLARAARTGPFWLLAGTFAICGASTNGLIQTHFVPAAHDHGMPVTAAASLLAVIGVFDVVGTIASGWFTDRFDARRLLAVYYALRGVSLLFLPMLLGPSVHPPMIFFIVFYGLDWVATVPPTVALCREHYGEDSAIVFGWVLASHQVGAALVAFLGGVARDVFGEYDVVWYASGALCAAAALMALVIRRRPAAARLAAA, encoded by the coding sequence GTGAGCGAGACAACCGATGCGACCGCCGCCCGGAACACCGCCGGGCCCACCGCCCGGAACACCGCCGGGCACCGCGGTGGGGCACCCCGCCCCGCCCGCGCCCGCCGGATCCACCGCGCCTGGTTCGTCGCCGCCGTCACCTTCGTGACGATCATCGGCGCCGCCGCCTTCCGCTCCCTGCCGGGCCTGCTCATCGATCCGCTGCACCAGGACTTCGGCTGGTCACGCGGCACCATCGGCGCCGCCGTCTCCGTCAACCTGGCCCTCTACGGGCTCACCGCGCCGTTCGCGGCGGCCCTGATGGACCGCTTCGGCATCCGCCGCGTCGTCGCGGCCGCGCTGATCGTGATCGCGCTCGGCTCCGGGCTCACGGTGTGGATGACGGCCGCCTGGCAGCTCATGCTCTGCTGGGGCCTGCTCGTCGGCCTCGGCAGCGGCTCCATGGCGCTCGCCTTCGCCGCGACGGTCACCAACCGCTGGTTCACCGAGCGGCGCGGCCTGGTCACCGGCATCCTCACCGCCGCGTCCGCCTCCGGGCAGCTGATCTTCCTGCCGCTGCTGTCCTGGATCGTCGAGACCCACGACTGGCGCCCGGCCGCCGTCACCGTCGCCCTCGCCGCCCTCGCGGTCGTCCCCTTCGTCTGGCTGCTGCTGCGCGACCACCCGGCCGACGTGGGGCTGAAGCCGTACGGCGCGCGGGAGTTCGTGCCGAAGCCGCCGCCGGTTCCCGGGGCCGCGCGCCGGGCGCTCACCGTCCTCGCCCGGGCCGCCCGCACGGGCCCGTTCTGGCTGCTGGCCGGTACCTTCGCGATCTGCGGCGCCTCCACCAACGGACTGATCCAGACCCACTTCGTGCCCGCCGCCCACGACCACGGCATGCCCGTCACCGCCGCTGCCTCGCTGCTCGCGGTCATCGGGGTGTTCGACGTGGTCGGCACCATCGCCTCCGGCTGGTTCACCGACCGCTTCGACGCCCGCCGGCTGCTCGCGGTCTACTACGCCCTGCGCGGCGTCTCGCTGCTCTTCCTGCCGATGCTGCTCGGCCCGTCCGTGCACCCACCGATGATCTTCTTCATCGTCTTCTACGGCCTCGACTGGGTGGCCACCGTCCCGCCCACCGTCGCCCTGTGCCGGGAGCACTACGGCGAGGACAGCGCGATCGTCTTCGGCTGGGTGCTGGCCTCCCACCAGGTCGGCGCCGCCCTGGTCGCCTTCCTCGGCGGCGTGGCCCGCGACGTCTTCGGCGAGTACGACGTGGTCTGGTACGCGTCCGGCGCGCTGTGCGCGGCGGCGGCCCTGATGGCCCTGGTGATCCGCCGCCGGCCGGCCGCCGCGCGACTCGCGGCGGCCTGA
- a CDS encoding maleylpyruvate isomerase N-terminal domain-containing protein — MTGTGRRGDGRRGDDGHAARIPQPRPAVEDGGLPLPALDALHAAMTPPELPHAVLKSLLGAWALAACSPQETAAVEDHLGRCGGCADEARRLREAVGLLQRPDSLDLDPALRTRVLESCLDRRPPRIPVPEWAGAYDAETARLDALLQDFGDAEWHAPVRLRWYDGKAPASRRTTVAGVIAHLLAVDGLVALALGLDDPLGGLGPQPPTPAQRTEAYWRASRFPDAGSVRGPWREQSHGIVRTVALTGDGAGRVVSYTDFSLPLPDALVDRAFECWVHAEDIADAVDYPYAAPSGRHLHRMIDLAARMLPQVLAERRRSGLAPARPGRHLVEAGGPGRTLRLEIEGSGGGEWLIPLDSPAAAPSTDHEVAHVALEGVEFCALAAGRLAPEEAAAGQDGDRGAIRDVLLAAASLSRL, encoded by the coding sequence ATGACCGGGACCGGCCGCCGCGGCGACGGCCGGCGCGGGGACGACGGCCACGCGGCCCGCATACCGCAGCCCCGTCCCGCCGTGGAGGACGGCGGCCTGCCCCTGCCCGCCCTCGACGCGCTGCACGCGGCCATGACACCGCCCGAACTGCCCCACGCCGTCCTGAAGTCACTGCTGGGTGCCTGGGCGCTGGCCGCCTGCTCCCCGCAGGAGACCGCGGCCGTCGAGGACCACCTCGGCCGCTGCGGAGGCTGTGCCGACGAGGCGCGGCGGCTGCGCGAGGCCGTCGGACTGCTCCAGCGGCCCGACTCCCTCGACCTGGACCCCGCCCTGCGCACCCGCGTCCTGGAGAGCTGTCTGGACCGCCGCCCGCCCCGCATACCGGTCCCCGAGTGGGCGGGCGCCTACGACGCGGAGACCGCGCGGCTCGACGCGCTGCTCCAGGACTTCGGGGACGCGGAGTGGCACGCGCCGGTGCGGCTGCGCTGGTACGACGGCAAGGCGCCCGCGAGCCGGCGGACGACCGTCGCCGGGGTCATCGCCCATCTCCTCGCGGTCGACGGGCTGGTGGCGCTCGCCCTCGGACTCGACGACCCGCTGGGCGGCCTCGGTCCGCAGCCGCCCACCCCGGCGCAGCGCACGGAGGCGTACTGGCGCGCCTCCCGTTTCCCGGACGCCGGGTCCGTGCGCGGGCCCTGGCGGGAGCAGAGCCACGGCATCGTGCGGACCGTCGCCCTCACCGGCGACGGCGCGGGCCGCGTGGTGTCGTACACCGACTTCTCCCTGCCGCTGCCCGACGCGCTGGTCGACCGGGCCTTCGAGTGCTGGGTGCACGCGGAGGACATCGCGGACGCCGTGGACTACCCCTACGCCGCGCCGTCCGGCCGCCATCTGCACCGCATGATCGACCTCGCGGCCCGCATGCTGCCGCAGGTCCTCGCCGAGCGCCGCCGGTCGGGCCTGGCGCCCGCGCGGCCCGGCCGCCATCTCGTCGAGGCGGGCGGACCCGGCCGCACCCTGCGCCTGGAGATCGAGGGCTCCGGCGGAGGCGAGTGGCTGATCCCGCTGGACTCGCCCGCGGCCGCCCCCTCCACGGACCACGAGGTGGCCCATGTCGCCCTGGAGGGCGTGGAGTTCTGCGCGCTGGCCGCGGGGCGGCTGGCGCCGGAGGAGGCGGCGGCCGGTCAGGACGGCGACCGCGGGGCCATCAGGGACGTGCTCCTCGCGGCGGCTTCGCTGAGCCGCCTGTAG
- a CDS encoding flavin-containing monooxygenase, with translation MADHTPDAPAPAPAAPGRHPVYVIGGGPGGLAAAYALRARGVRAVVLERSDRVGASWRRHYDRLHLHTTRRLSGLPGLPMPRRFGRWVCRDDVVRYLEKYAEHHRLDVVTGVEVTRVDRSPDGTGWLLHATGGRELTGAAVVVATGYNHTPRVPDWPGLADWNGDFRHSRDYRNAAPYAGRDVLVVGVGNTGAEIAVDLVEGGAARVRLAVRTVPHIVRRSRAGWAAQYSGVLARRLPVRLVDALARPLARISVPDLSSHGLPRPGTGLYSRQREGAVPVQDVGLIDAVRRGEVEIVAAVDSFEGGKVVLADGDRIAPDAVIAATGYVRALEGLVGHLGVLDAHGRPVAHGPRTPRQAPGLYFTGYTNPISGMLRELARDAEKIARAVARGAGDRVSRLPG, from the coding sequence ATGGCCGACCACACGCCCGACGCCCCCGCACCCGCCCCGGCCGCACCCGGCCGGCACCCGGTCTACGTCATCGGCGGCGGCCCCGGCGGTCTCGCCGCCGCGTACGCGCTGCGCGCCCGGGGCGTACGCGCCGTGGTGCTGGAGAGGTCCGACCGGGTCGGCGCCTCCTGGCGGCGCCACTACGACCGGCTCCACCTGCACACCACGCGCCGGCTGTCCGGCCTTCCGGGACTGCCGATGCCGCGCCGCTTCGGCCGCTGGGTCTGTCGCGACGACGTGGTGCGCTACCTGGAGAAGTACGCCGAGCACCACCGGCTGGACGTGGTGACCGGTGTCGAGGTGACCCGCGTCGACCGCTCCCCCGACGGCACCGGCTGGCTGCTGCACGCCACCGGCGGCCGGGAGCTGACCGGCGCCGCAGTCGTCGTCGCCACCGGCTACAACCACACCCCACGCGTCCCCGACTGGCCCGGCCTCGCCGACTGGAACGGCGACTTCCGGCACTCCCGCGACTACCGCAACGCCGCGCCGTACGCCGGCCGCGACGTCCTCGTCGTCGGCGTCGGCAACACCGGCGCCGAGATCGCCGTCGACCTGGTGGAGGGCGGGGCCGCGCGGGTGCGGCTGGCCGTGCGCACCGTCCCGCACATCGTCCGCCGCTCCAGGGCCGGGTGGGCCGCGCAGTACAGCGGCGTCCTGGCCCGCCGCCTCCCGGTGCGCCTGGTCGACGCGCTGGCCCGGCCGCTGGCCCGGATCAGTGTGCCCGACCTGTCGTCGCACGGCCTGCCCCGCCCCGGCACCGGGCTCTACAGCCGCCAGCGCGAGGGTGCCGTCCCGGTCCAGGACGTGGGCCTGATCGACGCGGTCCGCCGGGGCGAGGTCGAGATCGTCGCCGCCGTGGACTCCTTCGAGGGCGGCAAGGTCGTCCTCGCCGACGGCGACCGCATCGCCCCGGACGCGGTGATCGCCGCCACCGGGTACGTCCGCGCGCTGGAGGGCCTGGTCGGCCATCTCGGCGTGCTCGACGCCCACGGCCGCCCGGTGGCGCACGGCCCCCGCACCCCGCGCCAGGCCCCCGGCCTGTACTTCACCGGGTACACCAACCCGATCAGCGGCATGCTGCGGGAGCTGGCGAGGGACGCGGAGAAGATCGCCAGGGCGGTCGCCCGCGGGGCCGGGGACCGGGTGTCGCGGCTGCCCGGGTGA
- the purU gene encoding formyltetrahydrofolate deformylase has product MNEQPTGAAAPAEQYVLTLSCPDKQGIVHAVSSYLFMTGCNIVDSQQFGDQDTGLFFMRVHFSAETPVTVDKLRASFAAIGDSFHMDWQIHRAEERMRVLLMVSKFGHCLNDLLFRARIGALPVDIAAVVSNHTDFAELVGSYDVPFHHIPVTKDTKADAEARLLEIVREQRVELVVLARYMQVLSDDLCKQLSGRIINIHHSFLPSFKGAKPYHQAHARGVKLIGATAHYVTADLDEGPIIEQEVERVGHDVTPDQLVAIGRDVECQALARAVKWHAEHRILLNGRRTVVFA; this is encoded by the coding sequence ATGAATGAGCAGCCCACCGGAGCCGCGGCCCCCGCCGAGCAGTACGTCCTCACCCTCTCCTGCCCCGACAAGCAGGGCATCGTGCACGCCGTGTCGAGCTACCTGTTCATGACCGGCTGCAACATCGTGGACAGCCAGCAGTTCGGTGACCAGGACACCGGGCTGTTCTTCATGCGCGTCCACTTCTCCGCGGAGACGCCGGTGACGGTGGACAAGCTGCGCGCCAGCTTCGCCGCGATCGGTGACTCCTTCCACATGGACTGGCAGATCCACCGGGCCGAGGAGCGGATGCGGGTCCTGCTGATGGTCAGCAAGTTCGGGCACTGCCTGAACGACCTGCTGTTCCGGGCCCGGATCGGGGCGCTGCCCGTGGACATCGCCGCGGTGGTGTCGAACCACACCGACTTCGCGGAACTGGTGGGGTCGTACGACGTCCCCTTCCACCACATCCCCGTGACCAAGGACACCAAGGCGGACGCGGAGGCGCGGCTGCTGGAGATCGTGCGCGAGCAGCGGGTCGAGCTGGTCGTGCTGGCCCGCTACATGCAGGTGCTCTCCGACGACCTGTGCAAGCAGCTCAGCGGACGGATCATCAACATCCACCACTCCTTCCTGCCGAGCTTCAAGGGAGCGAAGCCGTACCACCAGGCGCACGCGCGCGGCGTGAAGCTGATCGGCGCGACCGCGCACTACGTGACGGCGGACCTCGACGAGGGGCCGATCATCGAGCAGGAGGTCGAGCGGGTCGGCCACGACGTCACCCCCGACCAGCTGGTCGCCATCGGGCGCGACGTGGAGTGCCAGGCGCTCGCGCGCGCGGTGAAGTGGCACGCCGAGCACCGCATCCTGCTCAACGGGCGGCGCACGGTGGTGTTCGCCTAG
- a CDS encoding pyridoxal 5'-phosphate synthase codes for MAPDPDLHALLRSLRVWDVDALPAFDPSTAPAAPLPLFTAWLAEAVAAGQPEPHTMSLATADEHGLPDVRTVMLHGADEEHGWSFASHRGSRKGRQLAARPYAALGFYWPAQGRQVRVRGPVSTAPPEAAQADLHARSTGALAAALTGSQSEPLASLADLTAASEAAWARAERHPGTPAPTWTLYRLRPDEVEFFQGDARRRHVRLVYRREEDRWRRGLLWP; via the coding sequence ATGGCACCGGATCCGGATCTTCACGCGCTGCTGCGGTCGCTGCGGGTGTGGGACGTCGACGCCCTCCCCGCCTTCGACCCGTCCACCGCCCCCGCCGCCCCGCTCCCCCTCTTCACGGCCTGGCTCGCCGAGGCGGTGGCGGCCGGGCAGCCCGAGCCCCACACCATGTCCCTGGCCACCGCCGACGAACACGGCCTGCCGGACGTCCGTACGGTGATGCTGCACGGCGCCGACGAAGAGCACGGCTGGAGCTTCGCCAGTCACCGCGGCAGCCGCAAGGGCCGCCAGCTCGCCGCCCGCCCGTACGCCGCCCTCGGCTTCTACTGGCCCGCGCAGGGCCGCCAGGTCCGCGTCCGCGGCCCCGTCTCCACCGCCCCGCCCGAGGCCGCGCAGGCGGACCTGCACGCCCGCTCCACCGGTGCCCTCGCCGCCGCCCTGACCGGCAGCCAGAGCGAGCCGCTGGCCTCCCTGGCCGATCTGACGGCGGCCTCCGAGGCCGCCTGGGCCCGCGCCGAGCGGCACCCGGGGACCCCGGCGCCCACGTGGACCCTCTACCGGCTCCGGCCGGACGAGGTGGAGTTCTTCCAGGGGGACGCGCGCCGCCGGCACGTGCGGCTGGTGTACCGGCGGGAGGAGGACCGCTGGCGGCGGGGGCTGCTGTGGCCGTGA
- a CDS encoding Lrp/AsnC family transcriptional regulator translates to MDDVDRKILAELQQDGRLTVTELAGRVRLSVSPCHRRLRELERSGAISGYRAVVDPAAVGLTFEALVFVSMRQEDRETVAGFERALSEVPEVVEAQRLFGEPDYLLRVVAADLAAYQRLYDDRLATLPGVQRLTSTLVMKHVVRDRPLPA, encoded by the coding sequence ATGGACGACGTGGACCGGAAAATCCTTGCCGAGCTGCAGCAGGACGGGCGGCTGACCGTGACCGAGCTGGCCGGGCGGGTGCGGCTCAGCGTCTCGCCGTGTCACCGGCGGCTGCGGGAACTGGAGCGGTCGGGCGCGATCAGCGGCTACCGGGCCGTCGTGGACCCGGCCGCGGTCGGGCTGACCTTCGAGGCGCTGGTCTTCGTCTCCATGCGGCAGGAGGACCGGGAGACGGTCGCCGGGTTCGAGCGGGCGCTGAGCGAGGTGCCGGAGGTGGTGGAGGCGCAGCGGCTGTTCGGTGAGCCGGACTACCTGCTGCGGGTGGTGGCCGCCGATCTGGCCGCCTACCAGCGGCTGTACGACGACCGGCTGGCCACGCTGCCGGGGGTGCAGCGGCTGACGTCGACGCTGGTGATGAAGCACGTGGTGCGGGACCGGCCGTTGCCCGCGTAG
- a CDS encoding EF-hand domain-containing protein: MVSSEYERRIAARFAIFDQDGNGSIDREDFNRAAKALLAEFGTAARSDKGQALYGGAEAFWQGMAGIADRDGDQRITRDEFVGGAVKRLRDNPDRFAEIARPFLHAALAVADTDGDGAATVEDTARALAVLGAPEDTARAAAAALDADADGKVGEADVVPAFARYFTVSE; encoded by the coding sequence ATGGTCAGCAGCGAGTACGAGCGCAGGATCGCGGCCAGGTTCGCCATCTTCGACCAGGACGGCAACGGCTCCATCGACCGCGAGGACTTCAACCGGGCGGCCAAGGCGCTGCTCGCGGAGTTCGGTACGGCCGCCCGGTCCGACAAGGGCCAGGCGCTGTACGGCGGCGCGGAAGCGTTCTGGCAGGGCATGGCGGGGATCGCGGACCGGGACGGTGATCAGCGCATCACCCGCGACGAGTTCGTGGGCGGGGCGGTGAAGCGGCTGCGGGACAACCCGGATCGGTTCGCGGAGATCGCCCGGCCCTTCCTGCACGCCGCCCTCGCCGTCGCCGACACGGACGGCGACGGCGCGGCGACCGTCGAGGACACCGCGCGGGCGCTGGCCGTGCTCGGCGCGCCCGAGGACACCGCCCGCGCGGCCGCCGCCGCACTCGACGCCGACGCGGACGGCAAGGTCGGCGAGGCGGACGTCGTGCCCGCCTTCGCGCGCTACTTCACCGTCTCCGAATAG
- a CDS encoding SCO4402 family protein: MTVQGVQGSENSSRRGRRSSTMGGMPLNDMPWWRWRSNVRSALHMLSDPVFQRDVWLAGVEGYGDVTDAVYRLVEDTWLDHWSAEKYVGTIFRDSQEAALVDTAVLRVLRIMHQVGPDAPVSSYLHHQDWPEAVRAARDAHVRMAVSDGDDPDAAPRTLDVLRILTRVA; encoded by the coding sequence ATGACCGTGCAAGGTGTCCAAGGTTCGGAGAACTCTTCCCGTCGCGGCCGTCGCTCATCCACGATGGGTGGCATGCCACTGAACGACATGCCGTGGTGGCGCTGGCGCAGCAATGTGCGCTCCGCGCTGCACATGCTCTCCGACCCGGTGTTCCAGCGGGACGTCTGGCTGGCGGGTGTCGAGGGGTACGGGGACGTGACCGACGCCGTCTACCGGCTCGTCGAGGACACCTGGCTGGACCACTGGTCCGCCGAGAAGTACGTCGGCACGATCTTCCGCGACTCCCAGGAGGCGGCGCTCGTCGACACCGCCGTGCTCCGGGTGCTGCGGATCATGCACCAGGTGGGACCGGACGCCCCGGTGTCGTCGTACCTCCACCACCAGGACTGGCCGGAGGCGGTGCGGGCGGCCCGGGACGCGCACGTGCGGATGGCGGTGAGCGACGGGGACGACCCGGACGCGGCACCCCGCACGCTCGACGTGCTGCGCATCCTCACCCGCGTCGCGTGA
- a CDS encoding STAS domain-containing protein — MVVALNVTGDERGEWAVLHVSGELDLVTSPLLRQRVHDVVAEGRHSLVLDLSEVFFCDSSGVGVLIATRRLLRSCQGRLRLILPAEGADGGASRAGAAGRGGGAHVNRVLGALGVRRLFDVQPDLAAAVSEESRPLSA, encoded by the coding sequence ATGGTGGTGGCGCTCAATGTGACGGGTGACGAGCGGGGCGAGTGGGCCGTGCTCCATGTGTCGGGCGAGCTGGACCTGGTGACGTCGCCGCTGCTGCGTCAACGGGTGCACGACGTGGTGGCCGAGGGCCGCCACAGCCTCGTCCTGGACCTCTCCGAGGTCTTCTTCTGCGACTCCAGCGGCGTCGGGGTGCTCATCGCCACCCGCCGGCTGCTGCGCTCCTGCCAGGGCCGGCTGCGGCTGATACTCCCCGCGGAGGGCGCGGACGGGGGCGCCTCCCGCGCGGGCGCGGCCGGGCGTGGGGGCGGCGCGCACGTCAACCGCGTGCTGGGTGCCCTGGGCGTGCGCCGCCTGTTCGACGTCCAGCCCGACCTCGCCGCGGCCGTCTCGGAGGAGTCCCGCCCGCTGTCGGCCTGA
- a CDS encoding GlxA family transcriptional regulator, translated as MTREPSGGREFRPHRVVVLALDGLLPFELGIPHRIFGRPRDARGRHVYEVVTCSVRPPGPVETDADFAIHVAHGPEALATADTVIVPASYELGPVYEEGVLTEELAAALDRIRPGTRLASICTGVYVLAAAGRLDGRPATTHWADAERLQRLFPKVRVDADVLFIDDGDVLTSAGVAAGIDLCLHIVRRDHGTAVANEVARRTVVPPHRDGGQAQYIQRPVPDPQQATTTAARAWALGRLHEPIQLRDMAEQEAMSVRTFTRRFREETGVSPGQWLTQQRVERARYLLESTDLSVDQVARDAGFGTAQSMRQHLQAALGVTPTAYRRTFRAGADGSPGRRPATGAGSDTALGHHRAGLGGGTTARRVPGPGSGGTVGRPAAGGDRVRGPRSDPAGRG; from the coding sequence ATGACCCGTGAGCCGAGCGGTGGCCGGGAGTTCCGCCCGCACCGCGTCGTCGTCCTCGCCCTCGACGGGCTGCTCCCCTTCGAACTGGGCATCCCGCACCGCATCTTCGGCCGTCCCAGGGACGCGCGGGGCCGGCACGTCTACGAGGTCGTCACCTGCTCCGTGCGCCCGCCGGGCCCGGTCGAGACGGACGCCGACTTCGCCATCCACGTCGCGCACGGCCCGGAGGCGCTGGCCACCGCCGACACCGTGATCGTGCCGGCGTCGTACGAACTCGGCCCGGTCTACGAGGAGGGCGTGCTGACGGAGGAGCTGGCCGCCGCCCTGGACCGCATCCGGCCCGGCACCCGGCTCGCCTCCATCTGCACCGGCGTGTACGTCCTGGCCGCCGCGGGCCGGCTCGACGGCCGGCCGGCGACCACCCACTGGGCCGACGCGGAACGCCTCCAGCGGCTGTTCCCGAAGGTCAGGGTCGACGCTGACGTGCTGTTCATCGACGACGGCGACGTCCTGACCTCGGCCGGCGTCGCGGCCGGCATCGACCTGTGCCTGCACATCGTGCGCCGCGACCACGGCACGGCCGTCGCCAACGAGGTGGCCCGGCGCACGGTCGTCCCGCCGCACCGTGACGGCGGGCAGGCGCAGTACATCCAGCGCCCGGTGCCCGACCCGCAGCAGGCCACCACGACCGCGGCCCGCGCCTGGGCGCTCGGCCGTCTGCACGAGCCGATCCAGCTTCGGGACATGGCGGAGCAGGAGGCCATGTCGGTGCGCACCTTCACCCGGCGCTTCCGCGAGGAGACCGGCGTCAGCCCCGGCCAGTGGCTCACCCAGCAGCGCGTCGAACGCGCCCGGTACCTGCTGGAGTCCACGGACCTCTCGGTCGACCAGGTCGCCCGGGACGCGGGCTTCGGCACCGCCCAGTCGATGCGCCAGCACCTACAGGCCGCGCTGGGCGTCACCCCCACCGCATACCGCCGGACCTTCCGGGCCGGAGCCGACGGCTCCCCCGGCCGCCGCCCGGCCACCGGAGCCGGGAGCGACACCGCCCTCGGCCACCACCGCGCCGGCCTCGGCGGCGGGACCACCGCCCGGCGCGTCCCCGGCCCGGGGAGCGGCGGCACCGTCGGCCGCCCCGCCGCCGGAGGCGACCGCGTCCGCGGTCCCCGGTCCGATCCGGCCGGGCGCGGCTGA